In one Prosthecochloris aestuarii DSM 271 genomic region, the following are encoded:
- a CDS encoding NAD(P)-binding protein encodes MKAESNPILDFATDYVFPGFSEQTGADKIVAFGDHSHKCPIYVRQTPPCSAECPAGEDIRGINRYLNGTTPSDDPMRSAWETAVDRNPFPAVMGRICPHPCQSGCNRGFHDESVAINAVEHAIGNYAIEAGLPLPGPGPDTGKRVAVIGGGPAGLSAAYQLRRKGHAVTIYDANSKLGGMVLYGIMGYRVDRRVLETEIQRIIDLGVETKMGVRVGRDVTLEQLEAQYDAVFLGVGAQVGRDLPVPGFEGTAGVTNAIDFLRNYEVLGDDMPVGRRVVVIGDGNVAMDVARLALRLGSEAAVVSGVPREEMACFDNEFDDALREGTRMYFQTGTLEVLSGPDGVSGLRCSSMTGKEKGEDGWNSPIPFLRYKSCGEPFDIEADMVVAAIGQATDMQGLEDVVNGAPWLRVDRNFRIAGREKLFGGGDALKVDLITTAVGHGRKAAMSIDAFLNGEPMPEHPYREVTKVQKQDVLYFLPVPQAKRTSLEPVDVVGNHDELLQPLSPDETRAESERCMSCGLCFDCKQCVSFCPQEAISRFRDNPEGEKVYTNYAKCVGCHLCSLVCPSGYIQMGMGDGL; translated from the coding sequence ATGAAGGCAGAATCAAATCCGATTCTCGATTTTGCGACGGACTATGTCTTTCCCGGGTTCAGTGAACAGACGGGAGCCGATAAGATCGTTGCGTTCGGGGATCACAGTCACAAATGTCCGATCTATGTCCGCCAGACACCACCCTGCTCGGCTGAATGCCCGGCAGGCGAAGATATCCGGGGGATCAATCGCTATCTGAACGGGACGACCCCGTCGGACGATCCGATGCGTTCGGCCTGGGAGACGGCTGTCGACAGGAACCCTTTTCCTGCTGTCATGGGACGAATCTGTCCGCACCCCTGTCAGAGCGGATGTAATCGGGGTTTCCATGACGAGAGCGTTGCCATCAATGCCGTGGAGCATGCTATCGGCAACTACGCTATAGAAGCCGGTCTGCCGCTTCCCGGTCCCGGTCCCGATACCGGAAAGCGGGTCGCTGTGATCGGCGGAGGTCCTGCCGGTCTGTCGGCTGCTTACCAGCTTCGCAGAAAAGGTCATGCGGTGACGATCTACGATGCCAACAGCAAGCTTGGCGGGATGGTGCTTTACGGCATTATGGGATACAGGGTTGACCGCAGGGTCCTCGAAACTGAAATTCAGCGCATCATCGATCTGGGCGTCGAGACGAAGATGGGCGTTCGTGTCGGGCGCGATGTGACCCTCGAGCAGCTTGAAGCGCAGTATGACGCAGTTTTTCTCGGCGTGGGGGCGCAGGTCGGCCGTGATCTTCCGGTTCCGGGTTTTGAGGGGACTGCCGGAGTGACGAACGCTATCGACTTCCTGCGCAACTACGAGGTATTGGGGGATGATATGCCGGTAGGGCGACGTGTCGTCGTTATCGGCGACGGTAACGTCGCCATGGATGTTGCAAGACTTGCTTTGAGGCTTGGTTCCGAGGCTGCCGTGGTTTCGGGTGTGCCGCGCGAGGAGATGGCCTGTTTTGACAACGAGTTTGACGATGCTCTGCGCGAAGGGACACGCATGTACTTTCAGACAGGGACGCTCGAGGTGCTTTCCGGGCCAGATGGGGTTAGCGGTTTACGCTGCTCGTCGATGACAGGAAAAGAGAAGGGCGAGGATGGCTGGAATTCACCGATTCCGTTCCTTCGCTACAAGAGCTGTGGCGAGCCGTTCGACATCGAAGCCGATATGGTTGTTGCCGCGATTGGACAGGCCACCGATATGCAGGGCCTTGAGGATGTTGTCAACGGTGCGCCATGGCTCAGGGTCGATCGCAATTTCCGTATTGCAGGACGGGAAAAGCTCTTTGGCGGCGGTGATGCCCTCAAGGTTGATCTTATCACGACTGCTGTCGGGCATGGCCGAAAGGCGGCTATGTCGATCGATGCATTTCTCAATGGAGAACCGATGCCTGAGCATCCATACCGCGAGGTGACCAAGGTTCAGAAGCAGGATGTGCTCTATTTCCTTCCTGTGCCGCAGGCAAAGCGCACGAGTCTTGAGCCTGTCGACGTTGTCGGCAACCATGACGAGCTGTTGCAGCCGCTTTCTCCTGACGAGACCAGGGCCGAGTCTGAGCGCTGTATGAGCTGCGGACTCTGCTTCGACTGCAAACAGTGCGTCTCTTTCTGCCCGCAGGAGGCCATATCACGCTTCCGCGACAATCCTGAGGGAGAGAAGGTCTATACCAATTATGCAAAATGTGTCGGTTGTCATCTCTGCTCACTTGTCTGCCCTTCCGGCTATATCCAGATGGGTATGGGAGATGGTCTATGA
- the tusD gene encoding sulfurtransferase complex subunit TusD: MNIGILLKEGPYNHQASDTAYKFAEAALARGHKVDAVFLYNDGVTNVTRLMDPPQDDRNIAERWSRLSKEHGVEVLACIAASKRRGISDEILIEGGEITGLGTLTDIAIRNDRLITFGD, translated from the coding sequence GTGAACATAGGAATACTTCTCAAGGAGGGGCCGTATAACCATCAGGCTTCTGATACGGCCTACAAGTTCGCTGAGGCTGCTCTTGCCCGTGGCCATAAGGTCGACGCCGTTTTTCTCTACAACGATGGCGTCACCAATGTGACCAGGCTGATGGATCCTCCTCAGGACGATCGCAACATCGCAGAGCGCTGGAGTCGGCTTTCCAAGGAACACGGCGTGGAGGTTCTTGCCTGTATAGCCGCGTCGAAGCGTCGGGGCATCAGCGACGAGATCCTCATCGAGGGCGGTGAGATCACCGGTCTCGGTACACTGACAGACATCGCTATCCGTAACGACAGACTGATAACCTTTGGAGACTGA
- the tusC gene encoding sulfurtransferase complex subunit TusC: MTEENTDIRKIMHVMRHAPHGTIYTYEGLEMILIMAAYEQDLSVAFVGDGVFALKKDQDTAAIGMKGFSKTFMALDGYDVEKLYVDRESLAERGLCEEDLVVDVDVMSAADIGKLMNDQDVVIHH, encoded by the coding sequence ATGACAGAAGAAAATACAGATATCAGGAAGATCATGCATGTGATGCGCCACGCGCCACACGGTACGATCTATACGTATGAAGGCCTTGAGATGATTCTTATCATGGCCGCTTACGAACAGGACCTGTCTGTCGCCTTCGTCGGTGACGGCGTGTTCGCCCTCAAGAAAGATCAGGACACAGCCGCTATAGGCATGAAGGGCTTTTCAAAGACCTTTATGGCCCTTGACGGATATGATGTGGAAAAGCTCTATGTGGATCGGGAGTCGCTTGCCGAACGGGGTCTTTGTGAAGAGGATCTTGTGGTCGATGTCGACGTTATGAGTGCCGCCGATATTGGAAAGCTTATGAACGACCAGGATGTGGTGATTCACCACTGA
- the tusB gene encoding sulfurtransferase complex subunit TusB, with protein MLYTINKSPFETSTMESAFRFLQPGDPVLFIEDGVYAVQSGNRFSAKIESAIQSNPVYALKPDLDARGIGQVTDGVKTVDYDGFVELVEQHKTNSWL; from the coding sequence ATGCTTTATACCATCAATAAGTCTCCCTTCGAAACATCGACCATGGAGAGTGCATTCAGATTTCTTCAGCCCGGCGATCCGGTGCTGTTCATAGAGGACGGTGTCTATGCCGTTCAGTCGGGCAATCGCTTTTCGGCGAAGATCGAATCCGCGATACAGAGCAATCCTGTCTATGCCCTGAAACCCGATCTGGATGCCCGAGGTATCGGACAGGTCACCGACGGGGTCAAAACGGTTGATTACGACGGTTTTGTCGAACTGGTCGAACAGCATAAGACCAATAGCTGGCTCTGA
- the dsrM gene encoding sulfate reduction electron transfer complex DsrMKJOP subunit DsrM, whose product MKKVLMPLLMVVVLALIPFIGVTYAGLDYFFGVVMPYTAAAVLVAGFLYRMIDWLRRPVPFCITSTCGQEKSLDWIRPDPIESPSKPWHAVIRVLSEVLLFRSLFRNNRAELRQGPDLVYGSHKWLWLAGLVFHWSLLIIVIRHARFFFAAMPAPIDFIDGADRFLDITVPAFYMTDAIVLMAVSYLVFRRLQDARMRVISLQTDFFPLFLIIAIALVGMSMRYVTKVDIMPVKALAMGLMEFSFDAPSPIGALFYVHLFLVCVLAIYFPFSKLMHMGAIFISPTRTLLNNSREKRHVNPWNKPIRFRTYTEYEDEFREKMKKAKIPVEKE is encoded by the coding sequence ATGAAAAAAGTTCTCATGCCTCTTCTGATGGTCGTCGTTCTTGCGCTTATCCCATTTATCGGGGTCACCTATGCAGGACTGGATTACTTTTTCGGCGTGGTGATGCCCTACACCGCGGCTGCGGTTCTCGTTGCGGGTTTTCTCTACCGGATGATCGACTGGCTGAGAAGACCGGTTCCTTTCTGTATCACTTCAACATGCGGTCAGGAAAAATCATTGGACTGGATCAGGCCTGATCCGATCGAGAGTCCCTCGAAGCCCTGGCATGCGGTCATCCGGGTGCTTTCTGAAGTTTTGCTTTTCCGTTCACTCTTTCGCAACAACAGGGCGGAGCTGCGTCAGGGTCCTGATCTTGTCTACGGATCACACAAATGGCTCTGGCTGGCTGGCCTGGTTTTTCACTGGTCGTTACTCATTATCGTGATCCGTCATGCGCGTTTCTTTTTTGCTGCCATGCCTGCTCCGATTGATTTCATTGACGGCGCAGACCGGTTTCTCGACATTACCGTGCCGGCATTCTATATGACGGACGCCATCGTGCTCATGGCTGTTTCCTATCTGGTGTTTCGCAGGCTGCAGGATGCCAGGATGCGCGTCATTTCACTGCAGACCGATTTTTTCCCGCTCTTTCTCATCATTGCCATTGCGCTGGTCGGCATGAGTATGCGTTACGTCACCAAGGTCGATATTATGCCGGTCAAGGCTCTGGCGATGGGGCTGATGGAATTCAGTTTCGATGCTCCCTCACCGATCGGCGCGCTGTTCTATGTCCATCTTTTCCTCGTCTGCGTTCTGGCGATCTACTTCCCTTTCAGCAAGCTGATGCATATGGGAGCGATCTTTATCAGTCCGACAAGAACGTTGCTCAACAACAGCAGGGAAAAGAGACATGTCAATCCCTGGAACAAGCCGATCAGGTTCAGAACCTATACAGAGTATGAAGACGAGTTCCGCGAGAAGATGAAAAAGGCAAAAATCCCGGTTGAAAAGGAATAA
- the dsrK gene encoding sulfate reduction electron transfer complex DsrMKJOP subunit DsrK — translation MSQYLPKKSELVKEFDEKPSVLKGDYADREWWEMPFEFREGNFCFPAKPEVIKELGFPNPRKWSPTDDDWKLPDGWQKILMDGMKERLKKYRSIKLYLDSCVRCGACADKCHFFLGTGDPKNMPVMRAELVRSVYRNDFPMVEKILKGFAGSRKLTPEVLKEWHMYFYQCTECRRCSVFCPMGIDTAEITIMVRELLQLVGVNNNWILAPVANCNRTGNHLGIEPHTFVQNIESLVDDIEDLTGVKVNPTYNRKGAEILFITPSGDVFGDPGVYTMMGYLLLFHHIGLDYTISTYASEGGNFGFFTSNDMMKKLNAKMYHEAERLGVKWILGGECGHMWRVVHQYMSTMNGPADFLEEPVSPITGTKFTNAKATKMVHIAEFTADLIHHGKLKLDPTRNDHLRTTFHDSCNVARGMGMFEEPRYILNKVCNSFHEMAENTIREQTFCCGSGSGINAEEYMEMRMKGGFPRANAVRQVKEKHKVDSLVTICAIDRATLPPLMRYWNPGVSVYGLHELVGNALVMDGEKKRTEDLREDPMAGFEDEEDDEA, via the coding sequence ATGTCACAATATCTGCCGAAAAAATCAGAACTCGTTAAAGAGTTCGACGAAAAACCGAGCGTCCTGAAAGGTGATTACGCGGACCGCGAGTGGTGGGAGATGCCTTTCGAGTTTCGCGAGGGAAACTTCTGTTTTCCCGCCAAGCCAGAGGTGATCAAGGAGCTCGGATTTCCCAATCCCCGCAAATGGTCTCCAACCGATGATGACTGGAAGCTTCCTGACGGCTGGCAGAAAATTCTGATGGACGGCATGAAGGAACGGCTGAAGAAATACCGTTCCATCAAACTCTATCTCGACTCCTGCGTGCGTTGCGGAGCCTGCGCTGACAAGTGCCATTTTTTCCTCGGTACGGGCGATCCTAAAAATATGCCGGTCATGAGAGCGGAACTTGTCCGTTCGGTCTATCGCAACGACTTTCCCATGGTGGAAAAAATCCTCAAAGGGTTTGCCGGATCGAGAAAGCTGACCCCTGAGGTCCTCAAGGAGTGGCACATGTACTTCTATCAGTGCACCGAATGCCGCCGCTGTTCCGTGTTCTGCCCCATGGGGATCGATACAGCTGAAATCACGATCATGGTCAGGGAGCTGCTTCAGCTTGTCGGCGTGAACAACAACTGGATACTCGCACCGGTTGCCAACTGCAACCGTACAGGAAACCATCTCGGTATCGAGCCACATACTTTTGTGCAGAATATAGAGTCGCTGGTCGATGATATTGAGGATCTGACCGGTGTGAAGGTTAATCCGACCTATAATCGCAAGGGAGCGGAAATTCTTTTCATTACCCCTTCCGGTGATGTCTTTGGTGATCCGGGTGTCTATACCATGATGGGCTATCTGCTGCTTTTCCATCATATCGGTCTGGACTACACGATCAGCACCTATGCGTCCGAAGGCGGTAACTTCGGCTTCTTCACGTCGAACGACATGATGAAGAAGCTTAACGCGAAAATGTATCATGAGGCTGAGCGGCTCGGGGTAAAATGGATCCTCGGTGGCGAGTGCGGTCATATGTGGCGCGTCGTGCATCAGTACATGAGTACTATGAACGGTCCTGCTGATTTTCTCGAGGAGCCGGTCTCGCCGATCACCGGGACGAAGTTCACCAATGCCAAAGCGACGAAAATGGTGCATATCGCAGAGTTTACCGCCGATCTGATTCACCACGGCAAGCTCAAACTCGATCCGACACGTAATGATCATCTGCGCACCACCTTTCATGATTCATGCAACGTGGCCAGGGGTATGGGGATGTTTGAGGAGCCCCGATACATTCTCAACAAGGTCTGCAATTCATTTCATGAGATGGCGGAAAATACCATTCGAGAACAGACATTCTGCTGCGGGTCCGGAAGCGGGATCAACGCTGAGGAGTATATGGAAATGCGCATGAAAGGCGGTTTTCCGAGAGCCAATGCCGTACGGCAGGTGAAAGAAAAACACAAGGTCGATTCCCTGGTGACGATCTGCGCAATCGACAGGGCGACCCTTCCTCCGCTCATGCGCTACTGGAATCCGGGCGTTTCGGTCTACGGCCTTCACGAGCTGGTCGGCAATGCGCTGGTTATGGATGGTGAGAAAAAACGGACAGAGGACCTGAGGGAAGACCCGATGGCCGGGTTCGAAGACGAGGAGGACGATGAAGCGTAG
- the dsrJ gene encoding sulfate reduction electron transfer complex DsrMKJOP subunit DsrJ produces MKRSTMIMISGIVALVLLIAITLFRDDGSTQTGPSELGPAAPVDSSMCIASKEYMQAHHMQVLDKWRHDSVREGNRTHVTPDGRHFDKSLQTCLGCHANNRFFCFMCHQYANVKPTCWNCHLSPMESSK; encoded by the coding sequence ATGAAGCGTAGTACAATGATCATGATCTCCGGGATAGTCGCCCTGGTGCTGCTGATTGCGATAACACTTTTCCGGGACGACGGCAGTACTCAAACAGGGCCGTCAGAGCTGGGGCCGGCCGCCCCGGTGGACAGTTCGATGTGTATTGCCTCGAAAGAGTATATGCAGGCGCATCACATGCAGGTGCTCGACAAGTGGCGTCACGATTCCGTTCGTGAGGGCAACCGTACACATGTGACCCCTGACGGACGGCATTTCGACAAGAGCCTGCAGACCTGTCTGGGATGTCATGCCAACAACAGGTTTTTCTGTTTTATGTGTCATCAGTACGCCAATGTTAAACCGACTTGCTGGAACTGCCATCTGTCGCCCATGGAGAGCTCGAAATGA
- the dsrO gene encoding sulfate reduction electron transfer complex DsrMKJOP subunit DsrO, which translates to MNQQRRDFLKKASLGALAGIGAMAGIIPTFALEKTDTSVFSDRPQPGKTRWGMLIDTRNCREGCSECVAACHATHNVPDFGDSKNEVKWIWKSPYEKAFPTSSLQLPSRQLQELDVLTLCNHCAEPPCTKACPTEATFKRWDGIVAMDYHRCIGCRFCMAACPYGSRSFNWQDPRPAISEYSDTYPTRERGVVEKCNFCSERLVKGQQPACVEACPGKAITFGDLNDPASVIRTMLGDNETVQRKPELGTLPSVFYII; encoded by the coding sequence ATGAACCAACAACGAAGAGATTTTCTCAAAAAAGCCAGTCTCGGCGCACTTGCCGGGATCGGGGCGATGGCGGGGATCATACCGACCTTCGCCCTTGAAAAAACCGATACGTCCGTCTTTTCGGACCGACCGCAGCCGGGAAAAACCAGATGGGGAATGCTCATCGATACCCGGAACTGCAGGGAGGGGTGCAGCGAGTGCGTTGCCGCCTGTCATGCCACCCATAACGTCCCTGATTTCGGTGATTCGAAGAACGAGGTCAAATGGATATGGAAAAGCCCTTATGAAAAAGCGTTTCCTACCTCGAGTCTGCAGCTGCCGAGCAGGCAGCTGCAGGAGCTTGACGTACTCACCCTTTGCAATCATTGCGCCGAGCCGCCATGTACGAAAGCCTGTCCGACCGAGGCGACCTTCAAACGATGGGATGGTATCGTTGCGATGGACTATCATCGCTGCATAGGCTGCCGTTTCTGTATGGCTGCCTGCCCATACGGTTCGCGCAGTTTCAACTGGCAGGACCCGAGACCGGCAATCAGTGAGTACAGCGACACCTATCCGACCAGAGAGCGGGGCGTTGTCGAAAAGTGCAATTTCTGCTCCGAGCGTCTTGTCAAGGGTCAGCAGCCAGCATGTGTCGAGGCCTGCCCCGGCAAAGCTATTACCTTCGGAGATCTCAACGATCCGGCATCGGTCATCCGTACGATGCTCGGAGATAATGAAACCGTGCAGCGTAAACCGGAGCTCGGTACGCTGCCCTCAGTATTCTACATCATCTAA
- the dsrP gene encoding sulfate reduction electron transfer complex DsrMKJOP subunit DsrP, protein MIEKALKGNRAYWAWVALLLVLIVSGLSAWGRQLSLGLGVTGMGRDISWGLYIAQFTFLVGVAASAVMVVMPYYLHNQKAFSKIVIVGEFLAVSAAAMCMLFILADMGKPQRVLNVLRYPSPHSMVFWDVIVLNGYLMLNLVSGWAVLGAEKKGVAAPSWTKALIYLSIPWAFSIHTVTAFLYAGLPGRHLWLTAVLAPRFLASAFAAGTALLILLSFVLQKSAGFDVGKEARMKLTVICAYAGVANFFLLGTEFFTAFYSNVPSHMHSLQYLFFGLDGHGQFVPLMWLSLLTGLGSVALLLVPRLRSQSRWLIAACSGLVLSIWIDKGVGLIIGGFLPTPLDEIVLYMPTLTEISVTVGIWAIGLLLLTMLLKVAVTVKMQD, encoded by the coding sequence ATGATTGAGAAAGCGCTGAAAGGAAATCGCGCCTACTGGGCATGGGTGGCCCTGCTGCTTGTGCTTATTGTATCAGGCCTCTCCGCATGGGGACGCCAGTTAAGCCTCGGCCTTGGTGTTACCGGCATGGGAAGGGATATCAGCTGGGGGCTCTATATTGCCCAGTTTACCTTTCTTGTCGGGGTAGCGGCCTCTGCCGTGATGGTGGTAATGCCCTACTACCTGCACAATCAGAAGGCTTTTTCGAAGATTGTTATCGTCGGAGAATTCCTTGCGGTATCGGCTGCAGCGATGTGTATGCTCTTCATTCTGGCTGATATGGGTAAGCCTCAGCGGGTACTCAATGTGCTTCGCTACCCGTCTCCCCACTCCATGGTTTTCTGGGATGTTATCGTGCTTAACGGTTACCTGATGCTCAATCTTGTCAGCGGATGGGCTGTTCTTGGTGCTGAAAAGAAGGGGGTAGCCGCCCCGTCGTGGACAAAAGCGCTTATCTATCTTTCCATTCCCTGGGCGTTCAGTATTCATACCGTCACAGCCTTTCTCTATGCCGGACTTCCCGGACGCCACCTCTGGCTGACTGCTGTGCTGGCACCCCGTTTTCTTGCCTCAGCCTTTGCTGCCGGAACGGCTCTTCTGATTCTTCTCTCTTTTGTGCTTCAGAAGAGCGCAGGATTCGATGTCGGCAAGGAGGCCCGCATGAAGCTGACGGTGATATGCGCTTATGCGGGGGTTGCCAATTTCTTCCTTCTTGGTACGGAGTTCTTTACTGCCTTTTACAGTAATGTGCCGTCACATATGCACAGTCTTCAGTATCTCTTTTTCGGGCTGGACGGCCACGGGCAGTTCGTCCCGTTGATGTGGCTGTCGCTTCTTACCGGTCTCGGATCTGTTGCCCTGCTGCTTGTGCCGCGTCTTCGCTCTCAGAGCAGATGGCTCATTGCCGCCTGTTCCGGCCTTGTGCTCTCAATATGGATAGACAAAGGCGTCGGTCTTATCATTGGCGGTTTTCTTCCTACCCCTCTCGATGAGATTGTGCTCTACATGCCGACCCTGACTGAAATATCGGTGACCGTGGGTATCTGGGCCATCGGGCTGCTGTTGCTCACCATGTTGCTTAAAGTCGCTGTCACGGTCAAGATGCAGGATTGA
- a CDS encoding precorrin-2 dehydrogenase/sirohydrochlorin ferrochelatase family protein, with translation MKVFLPINIRIDHKKLLFIGGGSQAIHKITTLEQYTRNITILAPEIHQDLKGKGFTEVYKEYEKSDLAGYFLVYASTGNIGIDRRVRDDAESLGILVNVVDNRELSGFISPAVLKNDEMSIAISSNGQNAKKSVAWRNRLREMVENGDF, from the coding sequence ATGAAGGTTTTTCTTCCGATCAATATCCGCATTGATCATAAAAAACTGCTGTTTATCGGTGGAGGCAGCCAGGCTATCCACAAAATTACGACACTTGAGCAGTACACTCGCAATATTACCATTCTCGCACCCGAGATTCATCAGGATCTCAAGGGGAAAGGGTTTACCGAAGTTTATAAGGAGTACGAGAAGTCCGATCTGGCAGGCTATTTTCTGGTCTATGCGAGTACCGGAAATATCGGGATTGACCGGAGGGTCCGCGACGATGCCGAATCACTCGGGATTCTGGTCAACGTGGTTGACAACCGCGAGCTTTCAGGCTTTATCTCTCCTGCTGTCCTGAAGAACGACGAGATGAGCATTGCGATCTCTTCGAACGGCCAGAATGCGAAAAAATCGGTTGCATGGCGCAACCGGCTCAGGGAGATGGTGGAAAACGGTGATTTTTAG
- the cobA gene encoding uroporphyrinogen-III C-methyltransferase produces MNHTSDQHGNEPLDRAKGYVYIVGAGPGDPELITVKAQRVLSEADVILYDDLVSLELVDQFNALKIYTGKRKDSHHFEQEEINREIVRHASEGKTVVRLKGGDPFIFGRGGEEIDTLRNVGIHYEIIPGITAAHGASAYTEIPLTMRRISSSVAFCTGHPVNRIQVPDTDTIVYYMVASTVHDVLDAVAAKGRSGATMVAVVQSATQYNQKTYTGTLDEFRRREKAVYSPALLIIGDSIGQFIEHNWHSRKKKVLMTGGDSSRYSSTDYIMVHFPCRKISGADLDAVNRVLDHIADYSLLFFPNKFSVKYFFRFLFESGRDVRSLAHMTICTAGSAAAAELQESGLVADHYLEPDGTVGYAERLRELCVSGQQILLPGSSITDDSLVAGLTQMGNSVTPLGVYAHEVRQDEVIDLDFIDEIYFSSPVCVRNFQTLFKTIPGRITVTTADRSTQNEYDSLFGD; encoded by the coding sequence ATGAATCATACATCAGATCAGCATGGCAACGAACCTCTTGATAGAGCAAAAGGTTATGTTTACATCGTCGGTGCGGGTCCCGGCGATCCGGAACTGATTACCGTCAAGGCTCAAAGAGTGCTCTCTGAAGCCGATGTCATCCTCTACGACGATCTTGTCAGCCTTGAACTGGTCGATCAGTTCAACGCGTTGAAGATCTATACCGGCAAACGCAAGGACAGTCACCATTTCGAGCAGGAGGAGATCAATCGTGAGATTGTCCGTCATGCCAGTGAAGGCAAAACAGTCGTTCGTCTTAAAGGGGGAGACCCGTTTATTTTTGGCCGGGGTGGAGAGGAAATCGATACATTGCGCAACGTCGGGATTCATTACGAGATCATTCCGGGCATTACGGCTGCCCACGGTGCGAGCGCCTATACCGAGATACCGCTCACCATGCGCAGGATATCCTCTTCCGTCGCTTTCTGTACAGGCCATCCGGTCAACAGGATTCAGGTGCCCGATACCGATACGATCGTCTACTACATGGTTGCCTCCACGGTCCATGACGTGCTTGATGCGGTTGCAGCCAAAGGGCGCTCCGGGGCGACTATGGTCGCTGTTGTGCAGAGCGCTACGCAGTACAATCAGAAAACCTACACCGGAACGCTCGACGAGTTCAGGAGGCGTGAAAAGGCTGTCTACTCGCCTGCTCTGCTTATTATAGGCGACAGCATCGGTCAGTTTATAGAGCACAACTGGCATTCGCGCAAGAAAAAGGTGCTGATGACCGGCGGGGATTCAAGCCGTTACAGCAGCACAGATTATATTATGGTCCACTTTCCCTGTCGCAAGATTTCAGGGGCGGATCTCGATGCGGTCAATCGAGTGCTCGATCATATCGCAGACTATTCGCTCCTTTTTTTCCCTAACAAGTTTTCGGTCAAGTACTTTTTTCGCTTCCTTTTCGAGTCAGGCAGGGATGTGCGAAGTCTGGCCCATATGACCATCTGTACCGCCGGCAGTGCTGCCGCAGCTGAACTTCAGGAGTCGGGCCTTGTTGCGGATCATTACCTTGAACCGGACGGGACGGTCGGTTACGCGGAGCGTCTTCGTGAGTTGTGCGTTAGCGGTCAGCAGATCCTGCTTCCGGGATCCAGCATTACGGACGATTCGCTCGTCGCCGGTCTCACGCAAATGGGCAACAGCGTTACACCGCTTGGCGTATACGCCCATGAGGTGCGCCAGGATGAGGTGATCGATCTCGACTTCATCGATGAAATCTATTTCTCGTCACCTGTCTGTGTCAGAAACTTCCAGACGCTGTTCAAGACGATTCCCGGTCGCATCACCGTCACGACTGCTGACCGCAGTACACAGAACGAGTACGACTCGCTCTTCGGTGACTGA